GCACTCGCGGAGTGGTGGGTACGCGGCTCGACAGAGCCGCTTCACGTTCAGCGCGACTGGCACAGCTCGATCAGGACTCCAAACAGGCTCTTCGGATGGAGGAACGCCACCTGGCTGCCGTGCGCGCCGGCGCGCGGCTTCTCGTCCACCAGGTTGACGCCGGCTGCCTTCGCGCGATCGAGCGCGGCCTGGATGTCTTCGACCTCGAGGCTCAGATGATGGAGCCCGGGCCCGCGAGTCTCGATGAAGCGCGCCACGGTGTGGTCCTTGGAGCGTGGCTCCAGCAGCTCGACCGTCACCGGTCCCAGGTGGAGGAACACCACGCGCAGCGAGCCGCCATCGAGGATCTCCTCCTCGCCACGGGTCGCGCCGAAAGCCGCGACGAAACGCTCGGCGACGGGATCGGCTTCGCGCACCGCGAGCGCCAGGTGGGCCAGGCCGCGCACCGTTCCGCGGTCGCTCATCGCTCCCCCGAAGGCCGGTAGGTTCCGAACACCGCGCGCAGCGTGTCGCACACCTCGCCGAGCGTCGCCCCGCCCTTCAGCGCCTCGAGAATGGGGGCCATCAGATTTTCCGTGCCCCGGGCGCCGGCATCGAGCCGCGACAGCGCTCGCTTCACCGCCCGCGCATCCCGCGCCGCGCGCCACTCGGCCAGGAAGCGTGCTCGCTGGCGCTCGACCTTGGGATCGTGCCGGAACGAAGGTGCGGCGGCATCGCCCTCCGCGTAGCGGTTGACGCCGACCACGATGCGCTCGCCGGTTTCGATCTCGCGCTGCCAGCGGTAGGCGGCGCGGTGGATCTCGTCCTGCACCCAGCCGCGATCGATCGCCACCAGCATTCCGCCCATTCGATCCACGCGATCGATCAGCTCGCGCGCCATTCGTTCGAGCTCGGCGGTGAGCGACTCCACCAGGTAGGAGCCGGCGAGCGGATCGGCGACCTCGGCGACGCCGCTCTCGTGCGCGAGCACCTGCTGGGTGCGAAGCGCCAGCAGCGCGGCTTCCTCGCTCGGCAGCCCGAGCGCTTCGTCGTAGGAGTTGGTGTGGAGCGACTGGGTGCCGCCGAGCACCGCGGCCAGGCCCTGGACGGTCGTGCGCACCACGTTGTTGAAGGGTTGCTGGGCGGTGAGCATCGAGCCCGCCGTCTGGGTGTGGAAGCGCATGCGCAGCGCGTCGGGATCGCGGATGGCGAAGCGCTCGCCGAGCAGCTCCGTCCACAGCTTGCGGGCGGCGCGGAACTTGGCCACCTCTTCGAAGAGGTGGTTGTGCGCGTTGAAGAAGAAAGACAGGCGGCGCGCGATCCGTTCCAGGTCGAGCCCCCGCTCGCGTGCCGCCCCGAGGTAGGTGAGTCCATTGGAGAGCGTGAAGGCCAGCTCCTGGGCCGCCGTCGCTCCCGCCTCGCGCATGTGATAGCCGCTCACCGAGATGCTGTTCCACTGCGGCACCTCGCGCGCGGTGAAGTCGAAGACGTCGGTGATGAGCCGGAGCGAGGCCTTGGGCGGATAGATGTAGGTGCCGCGCGCGATGTACTCCTTGAGCACGTCGTTCTGCACCGTGCCGCCCAGCGCCCCGCGCGCGGTTCCGCGGGCGTCGGCCACCGCCACGTAGAACGCGAGCAGCAAGGGTGCCGTGGCATTGATCGTCATCGATGTGGTGACGCGATCGAGCGGGAGCTGGTCGAGGAGTGCCTCCATGTCGGCCAGGCAGGAGATCGCGACCCCCGTGCGTCCGACCTCGCCGCGCGCCTGGGACTGGTCGGAGTCGAAGCCCATCTGGGTCGGCAGGTCGAAGGCGACGGACAAGCCGCTCTGCCCCTGCGTGAGCAGATAGCGGAATCGCTGGTTGGTCTGCTGCGCGGTTCCGAAGCCTGCGTACTGGCGCATGGTCCACAGCCGCGAGCGATACATCGTGGGGTGGATGCCGCGGGTGAACGGGGGCTTTCCCGGTGGCGGCGTGCGGCGCTCGAGGTCGGCGGGAAGGTCCTTGGCGTCGTACCACGCTTTGAGCGCGATGCCGGAGGGGGTCGAAGGGGCGGGCGTCGGTTTGGGAGCGGGAGCGGTCTTGCTCGTCGTGGGTTTCTTCGCGGTCCGCTTGGCCATCAGCTCTCCGCCGGCGCCAGCCGCACCAGGGCCTGGCCCGCGCTCACCGAAGCGCGCTCCGAGACCAGGACCTCACGCACCACGCCGCCATGCCGCGCCGGCAGCTCGTTCTGCATCTTCATCGCCTCGACCACGGCCACGGACTGTCCGGCGCGCACGACATCGCCCGGCTTCACGCGCAACGCCACGACGAGGCCCGGCATCGGCGCGGCGACGGTCTCGCCGGCCGCGGCATGGTGGGCGGCCTGCGAGGACTGGACGAGCCTCTCGAGGGGATGCCTGACCTCGACCGGCACGATGGCGCCGTCGAGCGTGATCTCCAGTCCCTGCCCGGTTGGGCTGACGCGCACCTCGTGCGAGCGGCCTTCGATCAGCAGCGAGTAGACCTCGCCGTCCGGAAGCCGCCGGAAGTCGGCTTCCAGGCGCCGCCCCTCGATCTCGACCCAGAGACGGTCCCCTTCGGTGTGGAAGTCGACTTCCGCATCGTGGTCCTCGAGGCTGACCCAGAACTTCACGCGGCGCTCCTCATCTCGACCGGCCGGGGCGCCCGCGACGATCGGCCCACCGCCACGTGGCGCGCCGCGACTCACCATCGGGCAATGACACCGAGGCGCGCTCCTCGCGCGCGTGCAGCGCGGCGGCGACCACGGCGATCTCGCGCGCGGCGCGATCCGGCGCGAGCGCATGCGCATCGAAGTGCTCTTCGAGGAAGCGGGTGGAGAGCCGTCCGGCCGCGAAGTCGGGATGGTTCACCAGCCAGCGATGGAAGGCCACGTTGTGGCGCACCCCGTCGAGCACCGTTTCACGCAGCGCCCGGTCCATGCGGCGTCGCGCGTGGTCGCGATCCTCGCCCCACACCACCAGCTTGGCCAGCAGCGAATCGTAGTGAACGGGAATGGAATACCCCCGGTAGACGCCGGCGTCGTTGCGCACGCCCGGACCTTGCGGGAAGCGCACGCGCTCGAGACGTCCGACCGACGGCATGAAGCCCAGCGCGGGATCCTCGGCGATCAGCCGCGCTTCCATGGACCAGCCGCGTGGCGCCGGCGGCTCGCGGAAGCTCAGCGGCTCTCCGGCGGCGACGCGCAGCTGCTCGGCGACCAGATCGGCTCCGGTCACCATCTCGGTCACGGGATGCTCGACCTGGAGCCGCGTGTTCACCTCGAGGAAGTAGAACCGTCCTTCCGGGTCGAGGATGAACTCCACGGTTCCGGCGCTTCGATAGCCGACTTCGCGCGCGATCCGGCAGGCGGCCTCACCCAGCGCGGCGCGTGTCTTCGCGTCGAGCGCAGGAGAAGGCGTCTCCTCGAACAGCTTCTGGTGACGGCGCTGGATCGAGCATTCACGCTCGCCCAGGAACAGCACGCGATCGCCGTCGGCCAGGATCTGCGCCTCCACGTGGCGCGGCCGCTCGATCCACTTCTCCGCATAGAGCCGCGGGTCCCCGAATGCCGCCAGCGCCTCGCCGCGCGCCAGCTCGAAGGCCCCCGCCAGCTCCGAGGGCTCGCGCACCACTCGCATGCCCTTGCCGCCGCCACCGGCGGCGGCCTTGAGCATGATCGGATAGCCGAGTGTCAAGGCCGCCTTGTTCGCCGCGGCCGGGTCGTCGAGCGCGCCGTCCGAGGCAGGCACCAGCGGCACCTTCGCGCGCTTCGCCGCGGCGCGGGCCTCGAGCTTGTCGCCGAGCTGTCCGATCGTCTTCGGGGAGGGGCCGATGAAGGTGATGCCGCGCGCTTCGCAGGCGGCTGCGAACTCGGCGCTCTCGGCGAAGAAACCGTAGCCGGGATGCACGGCATCGGCGCGCACCTGGCTCGCGGTGTCCAGCACGTGCTCGAGATTCAGATAGCTCTCGCGCGCCGGTCCAGGTCCAACGGCATAGGCCTCGTCGGCCGTCAGGACGTGGAGCGATTCACGGTCCGGCTCACTGAAGATCGCGATCGAGGTCAGGCCGCGCTCGCGCAACGTGCGCATCACGCGCACGGCGATCTCTCCGCGGTTGGCGACGAGAACGCGCTTTAGTTTCGGCACTCAGCCCTCCAGCACCACGCACGCCACCGCGAGGCCGGCGTCATGGGTGAGCGACAGGTGCGATGCGGTGCACGCCATCGACTCGTAACGCTGCAGCGCGACCTCGTGGAAGCGCAGCGTCGGGACGCGGCCGCCGGGCTGCAGCACCTCGATGTGCTTGAACGCCACGCCGCCGCTCATCCCCGTGCCCAGCGCCTTCGAAGCCGCCTCCTTGGCCGCGAACCGCGCCGCCAGATGAGGCAGCGGATCCTTGTGGCCGCGGCAGTATTCCAGCTCCTGGGGAGTGAACAACCGGGACTCCATGCGATGGCCGAAGCGCTCGAGCGACTCCCGGATCCGATCCACCTTCACGATATCGATCCCGATGCCGCGAACCGGCATGCGCACTCCTGGGCTTCATGAGAGCGCCGAAGCACCGGCGCGGGCGGATGAGGCGCACCATGTTGGGAGGCGTGCGAAAAGCGGTCAAGGGCTTTCGAGACGACGCAGCTTTGAGCCTCGCGTGGACAGAAGGTACCTTGGTTCCGTGCCGGACCTCACCACCGGTTGGATCTGATCACTGTTCACTTCTCATGGCGAGGACCCCAATGCAGACGATCGACGAGCAGATTGCCGCCGCTTCCGTGGACAAGAGCCAGTCGCGCTGGCGCACCCAGCTGCGCAAGCCGAAGCTGGCGAGCTTCGATCCCTCGAAGCGCGTCCTGTGCCGCATGGAGACCAACAAGGGCACGATCACGATCCGGCTGATGCCTGAAGTCGCGCCGATGCACGTCACCAGCTTCAGCTATCTCGCGCGGCTGGGTTACTACGACGGCCTGCCCTACCACCGGGTGATCACCGGCTTCATGGCGCAGGGCGGGTGTCCGCTCGGCACCGGGACCGGCGGTCCCGGGTACACCTTCGACGGTGAGTTCAAGCCCAACGTTCGACACGACCGGCCGGGCCTGCTGTCGATGGCCAACGCCGGGCCGGGCACCGACGGCAGCCAGTTCTTCCTGACGTTCGTCGCCACGCCGTGGCTCGACGGCAAGCACACGATCTTCGGAGAAGTGATCGAGGGCATGGATGTGCTCAAGGCGCTCGAGAAAGCCGGGAGCCGCGGCGGGGAGACGAGCGAGCCGCTGCGCATGGAGAGGGTCACCGTCGAGGAGGCGTGAGCAGGGTCACCAGGGGACGCTGACGCTCAGGCGAACGAGACGCGGTGGATTCAGGAGGCGCGGATCGTGGATGCGGACCCAGTAGTCTCCGATTGCGTCCCGATCCTGGTCCCAGTAAGCGCCTCCAGGGAGGCCGGTCTCGCCTCGGAATGCTCCGTCGTCGTCGAAGACCGTGTTGATCGTCGGATGGGGATATCCGCTGGCGGTCGCGGCGCGCTCGCTCCTGAAGTCGAACAGATTGCGCACGTCGAGGCCGACCCACAGGTGTCCCCGGCTCAGGGCGGGTGACCAGCGCACGCCGAGCGAGGTGTTCTCCTCCCATTTGAAGCGCGCGGAGTTGATGAGCGCGGGATCCGTCGACGTCGCGTTCCGCCGGCTCGGCGTCCACGGGAAAGGCGATCCGACCCGCGTCGCCCACGAGGCCGTCCAGGCGCCGCGCAGCGCGGTCAGCAGCGCTTCGATGGGACCGCGAGGGGTGGCGGGTGCTTGGGGAGATGGCCGGCTCCACTGGCCGATGAACGAGAGTGAGTGGGTTCGGTCCCAGTCCAGCGGGTGATCGCCGGTCGGATCGATCGGACGCTGGAACAGCGGGCCGTACGGGAATCCCTCCGGCTGCGAAGCGGTGCCCTCGGCGTTCATGAAGGTGTACTGGATCTCGTAGCGGCCGGTGGTCATCGGGTGGATCCAGCCGAGCTCGAATCCCTGCGCCTTGCCCTTGTCCTCGTTCTCGTATCGTCGCATGAAGACGTTGGGACGGACCTCGAAGGCTCGAGCGCCGATCTGGCCGAAGAGGTCACGGTAGAAGAACGCGATCTGGAGCGCCCGGCCCTGGTCGAAGAGGTGCTTGAGCGCGGCCTGGAACGAAACGACCGTCGATGGCTGGAGTCCCGGGTTGCCCAGCGGCTGGCGGTTGCTGATCTGGACGCGGTTCTCGTACAGAAAATCACGCGGCGGCGCCTGGTCGAGGCGCACGTACGAGAACGAAAGCACGTCCCGCGTCGAGGTCGGGTACGCGACGCCGAGTCGCGGCGAGATCGTCCAGAAGCCGCGCGCGGGCCCGCCGAAGGACTGGCGCTCGGCCTGCGGGCCGGCGGTGAAGTACTCGAGCCGCAGCCCGCCGTTCACGACCATCCCTTCATAGACCCAGCGCGCTTGTCCGTAGGCGAAGCCGCCGGGGGCGAACGCCTCGTAGCTTCGCAGGGAATCGAGCGTGAGCGGGGACGGCAGGCGCGTGCTGACGTCCAGCTCGCGCAGCGTCACATGGTCGTAGGTCAAACCTGCGCCGAACCCGGTGCGGTTGCCGACCGACGTGGCCCGGTCGAAGTCCGCGCGCGCCAGCCAGGTGGATGTGGCCGACCGATGAAAGAAAGGCTCGTACCCGTAGTACGCGTAGAAGGGATCCGTATTGGGAGAGTCGGGAATGCCGAACCGGGGCCCATCGACTGGCCTCAGGTACCATTCGTCATCGTTTCCGCCGATCGACGTCAGCCGATTCGCCGAGAGCCAGCCGGCGGCGCCCCGCAGCCGTCCTCCGGCGACCGCACGCGACGCCGACAGAATGGCCGCGATCCGGCCTTCGTCGCTCATGGCCTGGTGATCGCCGCCGATGAAGCGCTGATACCCAGGCAGAGGCTCGGTGCTGAAACCAGGCTCGCAGCCGAGAAGCGGATTCACGCACGGCGTGGTGTAGCCGTTCAGCGACCACAGCGGGTTGTAGGGA
The DNA window shown above is from Candidatus Eisenbacteria bacterium and carries:
- the mce gene encoding methylmalonyl-CoA epimerase, which gives rise to MSDRGTVRGLAHLALAVREADPVAERFVAAFGATRGEEEILDGGSLRVVFLHLGPVTVELLEPRSKDHTVARFIETRGPGLHHLSLEVEDIQAALDRAKAAGVNLVDEKPRAGAHGSQVAFLHPKSLFGVLIELCQSR
- a CDS encoding peptidylprolyl isomerase; the protein is MQTIDEQIAAASVDKSQSRWRTQLRKPKLASFDPSKRVLCRMETNKGTITIRLMPEVAPMHVTSFSYLARLGYYDGLPYHRVITGFMAQGGCPLGTGTGGPGYTFDGEFKPNVRHDRPGLLSMANAGPGTDGSQFFLTFVATPWLDGKHTIFGEVIEGMDVLKALEKAGSRGGETSEPLRMERVTVEEA
- a CDS encoding methylmalonyl-CoA mutase family protein, whose amino-acid sequence is MAKRTAKKPTTSKTAPAPKPTPAPSTPSGIALKAWYDAKDLPADLERRTPPPGKPPFTRGIHPTMYRSRLWTMRQYAGFGTAQQTNQRFRYLLTQGQSGLSVAFDLPTQMGFDSDQSQARGEVGRTGVAISCLADMEALLDQLPLDRVTTSMTINATAPLLLAFYVAVADARGTARGALGGTVQNDVLKEYIARGTYIYPPKASLRLITDVFDFTAREVPQWNSISVSGYHMREAGATAAQELAFTLSNGLTYLGAARERGLDLERIARRLSFFFNAHNHLFEEVAKFRAARKLWTELLGERFAIRDPDALRMRFHTQTAGSMLTAQQPFNNVVRTTVQGLAAVLGGTQSLHTNSYDEALGLPSEEAALLALRTQQVLAHESGVAEVADPLAGSYLVESLTAELERMARELIDRVDRMGGMLVAIDRGWVQDEIHRAAYRWQREIETGERIVVGVNRYAEGDAAAPSFRHDPKVERQRARFLAEWRAARDARAVKRALSRLDAGARGTENLMAPILEALKGGATLGEVCDTLRAVFGTYRPSGER
- the acpS gene encoding holo-ACP synthase codes for the protein MPVRGIGIDIVKVDRIRESLERFGHRMESRLFTPQELEYCRGHKDPLPHLAARFAAKEAASKALGTGMSGGVAFKHIEVLQPGGRVPTLRFHEVALQRYESMACTASHLSLTHDAGLAVACVVLEG
- a CDS encoding acetyl-CoA carboxylase biotin carboxylase subunit, whose amino-acid sequence is MPKLKRVLVANRGEIAVRVMRTLRERGLTSIAIFSEPDRESLHVLTADEAYAVGPGPARESYLNLEHVLDTASQVRADAVHPGYGFFAESAEFAAACEARGITFIGPSPKTIGQLGDKLEARAAAKRAKVPLVPASDGALDDPAAANKAALTLGYPIMLKAAAGGGGKGMRVVREPSELAGAFELARGEALAAFGDPRLYAEKWIERPRHVEAQILADGDRVLFLGERECSIQRRHQKLFEETPSPALDAKTRAALGEAACRIAREVGYRSAGTVEFILDPEGRFYFLEVNTRLQVEHPVTEMVTGADLVAEQLRVAAGEPLSFREPPAPRGWSMEARLIAEDPALGFMPSVGRLERVRFPQGPGVRNDAGVYRGYSIPVHYDSLLAKLVVWGEDRDHARRRMDRALRETVLDGVRHNVAFHRWLVNHPDFAAGRLSTRFLEEHFDAHALAPDRAAREIAVVAAALHAREERASVSLPDGESRRATWRWADRRGRPGRSR
- a CDS encoding biotin/lipoyl-containing protein, with product MKFWVSLEDHDAEVDFHTEGDRLWVEIEGRRLEADFRRLPDGEVYSLLIEGRSHEVRVSPTGQGLEITLDGAIVPVEVRHPLERLVQSSQAAHHAAAGETVAAPMPGLVVALRVKPGDVVRAGQSVAVVEAMKMQNELPARHGGVVREVLVSERASVSAGQALVRLAPAES
- a CDS encoding TonB-dependent receptor, producing VRRLEEVVVRASPLHDMLSSQSVQIVTREDLRTLPVDRVTDAIGLKAGVVVQGEELHVRGGRTGETALLLQGLALNETRRGTPMELPLLAIESVELVSGGLDAEHGGGLAGVVQARTSVPGSRWSGEARWETDAGISGRFMTPTQYDRVAARASGPVAGGWGIAIAGDVLTDDTYLPTVISRTNPRSWRADNRLLGFAKIAPVGSASGPAFEVLASRIVDRPYNPLWSLNGYTTPCVNPLLGCEPGFSTEPLPGYQRFIGGDHQAMSDEGRIAAILSASRAVAGGRLRGAAGWLSANRLTSIGGNDDEWYLRPVDGPRFGIPDSPNTDPFYAYYGYEPFFHRSATSTWLARADFDRATSVGNRTGFGAGLTYDHVTLRELDVSTRLPSPLTLDSLRSYEAFAPGGFAYGQARWVYEGMVVNGGLRLEYFTAGPQAERQSFGGPARGFWTISPRLGVAYPTSTRDVLSFSYVRLDQAPPRDFLYENRVQISNRQPLGNPGLQPSTVVSFQAALKHLFDQGRALQIAFFYRDLFGQIGARAFEVRPNVFMRRYENEDKGKAQGFELGWIHPMTTGRYEIQYTFMNAEGTASQPEGFPYGPLFQRPIDPTGDHPLDWDRTHSLSFIGQWSRPSPQAPATPRGPIEALLTALRGAWTASWATRVGSPFPWTPSRRNATSTDPALINSARFKWEENTSLGVRWSPALSRGHLWVGLDVRNLFDFRSERAATASGYPHPTINTVFDDDGAFRGETGLPGGAYWDQDRDAIGDYWVRIHDPRLLNPPRLVRLSVSVPW